From the genome of Hathewaya histolytica, one region includes:
- a CDS encoding MATE family efflux transporter → MYKKLGDLFRDREFFRALLKIALPITIQNFIASSLNMVDTLMIGKVQSYKIESLAAVGIANQYFFFFNLIIFGIYSGCCIFIAQYWGKEDIKSIRKVLGLSLISGSVIAIIFTIMALIAPNFIISLFNKDAKVIALGVDYLEIVVISYIFTSISFAFSFACRSVRQAKIPMFVSVIALVVNTVLNYALIFGKFGMPVMGVKGAALATLISRVIETSILIILIYSKSEVLNAKIKELIDLDMKFIKNVYKTISPVIINETLWALGILIYSMAYGVIGKEAVAAVQICNTVQNLFYVVITGISNSCAIMIGNIIGANNKEKGIDYSYKFSVMGTIVGLFLGIALIVCAPPIVGFFNVDKSVYSASISILNIMGVTMAIKVFNRVLVVGILRGGGDTKFSMYLEVGTVWLVGVPLALLGSYVFNVSLNTLFILITMEEVVKFFIGVPRVVSKKWVRDLVNVN, encoded by the coding sequence ATGTACAAAAAATTGGGGGATTTATTTCGAGATAGAGAGTTTTTTAGGGCTCTATTAAAAATCGCACTACCGATAACAATTCAAAACTTTATAGCATCTTCACTAAATATGGTAGATACTCTTATGATAGGAAAGGTTCAATCTTATAAGATAGAATCTTTAGCTGCTGTAGGTATTGCCAACCAATACTTCTTCTTTTTCAATCTTATTATATTTGGTATCTATAGTGGATGCTGTATATTCATAGCCCAATATTGGGGAAAAGAAGATATTAAAAGTATTAGAAAAGTTTTAGGATTAAGCTTAATATCGGGATCCGTAATAGCTATCATCTTTACTATAATGGCTTTAATAGCTCCTAATTTTATAATATCACTATTTAATAAGGATGCAAAAGTAATAGCTTTAGGTGTAGATTATTTAGAAATAGTTGTTATAAGTTATATATTTACTTCAATAAGTTTTGCCTTTAGCTTTGCATGTAGAAGTGTTAGACAGGCGAAGATACCTATGTTTGTAAGCGTAATAGCACTTGTTGTTAATACTGTATTAAACTATGCACTTATATTTGGAAAGTTTGGTATGCCTGTTATGGGAGTAAAAGGTGCAGCACTTGCTACTTTAATTTCTAGGGTAATAGAAACCTCTATCTTAATAATTCTTATATACAGTAAATCAGAGGTATTAAATGCAAAAATAAAAGAATTAATAGATTTAGATATGAAGTTTATAAAAAATGTATATAAAACTATCTCACCAGTTATTATAAATGAGACTTTATGGGCATTAGGAATATTAATATATTCTATGGCTTATGGAGTTATAGGTAAAGAAGCAGTAGCAGCAGTTCAGATATGTAACACAGTTCAAAATCTATTTTACGTTGTAATAACGGGGATTTCCAATTCTTGTGCTATAATGATTGGAAATATTATAGGAGCTAATAATAAAGAAAAGGGTATAGATTATTCATATAAATTTTCTGTTATGGGTACAATAGTAGGATTATTCCTAGGAATAGCACTTATTGTATGTGCTCCTCCAATAGTTGGATTTTTCAATGTAGATAAATCTGTATATTCAGCTTCCATAAGTATACTTAATATTATGGGTGTAACCATGGCAATTAAAGTTTTCAATAGAGTATTGGTAGTAGGTATTTTAAGAGGAGGGGGAGATACTAAGTTCTCTATGTATTTAGAAGTGGGAACAGTATGGCTTGTAGGGGTACCACTAGCACTACTTGGATCATATGTATTTAATGTTTCTTTAAATACCCTATTTATTCTTATTACCATGGAAGAAGTAGTGAAATTTTTTATTGGAGTACCAAGAGTTGTATCAAAAAAATGGGTAAGAGATTTAGTAAATGTTAATTAG
- a CDS encoding 3'-5' exonuclease, translated as MKSIFLDTETTGLRPGQIAQLTYIVEEDKQLVGIKNYFFQVDSMDIEAEKVHGFSREKLEILSEGFTFGDLSEEIQEDFYEGIIIAHNIGFDKKFLEAEFQRIFELPGYSKEFCTMEYFRNIVKIPSRNGIGYKNPKLEEVVNYYNIDKDLILDRTKMLFGCEDIGFHDARYDVMAMYMSCLKSKNRETVCSPFWNEPLEIFNK; from the coding sequence ATGAAAAGTATTTTCTTAGATACGGAAACTACTGGATTAAGACCAGGTCAAATAGCACAACTTACTTATATCGTAGAAGAAGATAAGCAACTTGTGGGTATAAAAAATTATTTTTTTCAAGTAGATAGTATGGATATAGAAGCAGAAAAGGTTCATGGATTTAGCAGAGAAAAACTAGAAATTTTATCTGAAGGATTTACTTTTGGTGACCTTTCAGAAGAAATACAAGAAGACTTTTATGAGGGGATTATTATTGCTCATAATATAGGATTTGATAAGAAGTTTTTAGAAGCTGAATTTCAAAGGATTTTTGAACTTCCAGGCTATTCAAAAGAATTTTGTACAATGGAGTATTTTAGAAACATAGTAAAAATACCATCAAGAAATGGAATAGGATACAAAAATCCTAAATTAGAAGAGGTAGTTAATTATTATAATATAGATAAAGATTTGATTTTAGATAGAACAAAAATGCTATTTGGATGTGAAGATATAGGATTTCATGATGCAAGATATGATGTAATGGCTATGTATATGAGTTGTTTAAAATCAAAGAATAGGGAAACAGTATGTTCACCATTTTGGAATGAACCTTTAGAAATCTTTAATAAATAG
- a CDS encoding type IA DNA topoisomerase yields the protein MKTLILAEKPSVGRNIAEALKCKQKKDGYIEGDKFIITWAFGHLLQLYDAKDYDGTMKSWRIEKFPFIPEEFKYKIKQDSKNSSIIDKGAEKQLNIIKALIDRDDVEGIISATDFDREGQVISDELFIYYDVKKPIYRILLNEWTEDEVKKGMENLKPNTEMQSLQDAGIGRQLADWIIGINLTSVATLRYGFKDNKIINIGRVLLPTLKIIYDRDKEIENFKATSYYKLATNFKSKENIEFEALYYEGKSEKFEKKEYLQEISKYLNGKKGTVVDKEIEKKREYPSPLFNLSNLQGYITSKYKGWNSDKVLKVAQSLYEKKFITYPRTASVVLEESLEGKARKVLDTVKKGLSYEPMIKFVKSKRVFDNSKVESHSAIIPTYVVPKSLSKDEQCVYNAVKNRFIMQFMPVAEFEETKITIKVFDDKIPGEFIAKGKVQIVEGWRIVEKIETKDTILPLVEKGETLQVTSSKVNKVTKKSPKHHTEKTLLRVMETCGKSFKEDEETSSEEMMNAILSGFSIGTPATRAETIKRLNDIGYISTKGKSLTCTELGKTLVEIFPAKELLDLEYTGKLEKTLSDIEKGKFNKGDFLNLIYDFTRKSVNHIKNDNSLLHKFKVDLPDGVEEIGKCPVCGNSIIEGEKGFGCVNWKNGCDFTVWKNDKFIASLGKNVTKQMVELLLKNGRVGFRNLKSKKGNTFSAYLSYVKNEKTGYYNWKMDFIN from the coding sequence ATGAAGACTTTGATTTTAGCAGAAAAGCCTTCTGTGGGAAGGAATATAGCAGAAGCGCTTAAATGTAAACAAAAAAAAGATGGGTATATAGAGGGAGATAAATTTATAATTACATGGGCTTTTGGACATTTGCTGCAACTATATGATGCAAAAGATTATGATGGAACCATGAAGAGTTGGAGAATAGAAAAGTTCCCCTTTATACCCGAAGAATTTAAATATAAAATAAAGCAAGATAGTAAAAATAGTTCTATCATTGATAAAGGTGCTGAAAAACAATTAAATATAATAAAAGCATTAATTGATAGGGATGATGTAGAGGGAATAATATCTGCAACAGATTTTGATAGAGAAGGTCAAGTCATATCAGATGAATTATTTATATATTATGATGTGAAAAAGCCTATATATAGAATATTATTAAATGAATGGACAGAAGATGAAGTAAAAAAAGGAATGGAAAATTTAAAACCTAATACTGAAATGCAATCACTACAAGATGCGGGAATAGGAAGACAGTTAGCAGATTGGATTATAGGTATAAATTTAACATCTGTTGCAACTTTAAGATATGGATTTAAAGACAATAAAATTATAAACATAGGAAGAGTATTACTCCCAACATTAAAAATTATTTATGATAGAGATAAAGAAATTGAAAATTTTAAAGCAACTTCTTATTATAAATTAGCGACCAATTTTAAATCAAAAGAAAATATAGAGTTTGAAGCATTATATTATGAAGGAAAAAGTGAGAAGTTTGAAAAAAAAGAGTATTTACAGGAAATAAGTAAATATTTAAATGGAAAAAAAGGCACAGTAGTAGATAAGGAAATAGAGAAAAAGAGGGAATATCCATCGCCACTATTTAACTTATCAAATTTGCAAGGATACATAACAAGTAAATATAAAGGTTGGAATTCTGATAAGGTATTGAAAGTAGCACAGAGCCTATATGAAAAAAAGTTTATTACTTATCCTAGAACAGCAAGTGTAGTACTGGAGGAAAGCCTAGAAGGTAAAGCGAGGAAAGTACTGGACACAGTTAAAAAGGGACTTTCATATGAACCTATGATAAAGTTTGTAAAAAGCAAAAGAGTTTTTGATAACTCAAAGGTAGAGAGTCACAGTGCCATTATTCCAACATATGTTGTACCAAAGTCTCTAAGTAAAGATGAACAGTGTGTATATAATGCAGTTAAAAATAGATTTATCATGCAATTTATGCCGGTTGCAGAATTTGAGGAAACTAAAATAACTATAAAAGTATTTGATGATAAAATACCTGGAGAATTTATAGCTAAGGGAAAGGTTCAGATAGTAGAAGGATGGAGAATTGTTGAAAAAATTGAGACCAAAGATACGATTCTTCCCTTAGTAGAAAAAGGGGAAACTCTACAAGTTACTAGTAGCAAAGTTAATAAAGTTACTAAAAAATCACCTAAACATCATACTGAGAAAACCCTATTAAGGGTTATGGAAACTTGCGGTAAAAGTTTTAAAGAGGATGAGGAAACAAGTTCTGAAGAGATGATGAATGCCATATTAAGTGGCTTTAGTATAGGAACTCCTGCAACTAGAGCAGAAACTATCAAAAGATTAAATGATATAGGATATATTTCAACAAAGGGTAAAAGCTTAACTTGTACAGAATTAGGTAAAACTCTTGTAGAGATATTTCCAGCCAAAGAACTTTTAGATTTAGAATATACGGGTAAATTAGAGAAAACTTTATCTGACATAGAGAAAGGGAAGTTTAATAAAGGTGATTTTTTAAATTTAATATATGATTTTACTAGAAAGTCTGTAAATCATATAAAAAATGATAATTCCCTACTTCATAAATTTAAAGTTGATTTACCAGATGGTGTGGAAGAGATAGGAAAGTGTCCTGTTTGTGGCAATTCCATTATTGAAGGTGAAAAAGGATTTGGTTGTGTTAATTGGAAGAATGGATGTGATTTCACAGTCTGGAAGAATGATAAATTCATTGCATCCTTGGGAAAGAATGTTACGAAACAAATGGTTGAACTGCTTCTTAAAAATGGTAGAGTAGGATTTAGAAATTTAAAAAGTAAAAAAGGTAATACCTTTAGTGCATATCTAAGTTATGTAAAGAATGAGAAGACTGGGTATTATAATTGGAAAATGGATTTTATTAATTAA